CCATGACCGCTCTGAACCCCACGATGAAGGTCGGGCGGCAGATCGCCGAGGTGCTGCTGATCCACCGGAGCAGACCCGACCGCGCGTCCGCCCGAGCCGCCGCCGTGGAACTCCTCGCCCAGGTGGGGCTTCCCGATCCCGCGGCCGCGGCCGACGCCTATCCGCACCAGTTCTCCGGAGGCCAGCGGCAGCGGGTCGTGCTGGCCATCGCCCTCGCGAACGACCCCGCGCTCCTGGTGTGCGACGAACCCACCACCGCGCTCGACGTCACGGTGCAGGCACGGGTGCTCGACCTGATCGTGCGGGGTGTTCAGGACCGCAGGTCGGCCATGCTCTTCATCACCCACGACCTGGCCGTGGTGGCCACCGTCTGCGAGCGGGTCATGGTCATGTACGGCGGGCGGGTGGTCGAGTCCGGCCCGGTACGGGAGGTGTTCACGCGCCCTCGGCACCGCTACACCCAGGGCCTGATCGGCGCGTCGGATCTGACCGTGGTCGACGAACGCGGTCGGCTGGTCACGATCGGCGGGTCGGTTCCGCCGGCGGGCCGGTTCCCCGCCGGATGCGTCTTCAGAAACAGGTGCGCTCAGGCGACCGAGATGTGCGCCACCAGGCCGGAATGGGTCCCGACCGGGCCGGACTCCGGCCATGCCTGCTTCCACCCCGTGTCCGAGACCGGCGCACAGGAAACCGGCGTACCCACGAACCAGGAGGCCGGCCTTGGCTGAGCAGCCGACCAGCGCGCCCCTGGCACCCGGGTCGCAGACCGCCCCCGTGGACGCCATCAGCGTCCGCGACGTCACGCGCGACTACCGGCGGCCTCGTACCTCGCTGCGCCACCCCAGCCCGCCGGTGCACGCCCTGCGCGGTGTCAGTTTCGCCATCCCCCAGGGGCAACGGTTCGGCATCGTGGGCGAGTCGGGGTGCGGGAAGTCGACCCTGCTGCGGATTCTGGCCGGGCTCGACCGCCCCACCAGCGGCAGCGTCGCGATCGACGGCCGGGACATCACCGGTCTCAGGGAGAGACAGCTCCGGTTCGTCCGCGAGCGGCTCCAACTCGTGTTCCAGGACCCGATGAGTGCCCTGGACCCGCGCATGCGCGTCGGCGACATCGTGGCCGAGCCGCTCGTCGCGCAGGGGCACCGGAACCGCAAGGAGCGGGTGGCCGAATTGCTCGAGGCCGTCGGCCTGCGCGCCGACGCGGTGGACCGGTATCCGCACCAGTTCTCCGGCGGCCAGCGGCAGCGCATCTCCATCGCCCGCGCTCTCGCCCCCCGCCCGAAGATCATCGTGGCCGACGAGCCGGTGAGCGCCCTGGACGTGTCCGTACGGGCCCAAGTGCTCAACCTCATCGCCGACGTCGTAGACGAGTTGTCCCTCACCCTGGTCTTCGTCTCCCACGACCTGTCCGTGGTCCGTCATGTATGCGGCCGGGTCGCGGTCATGCATGACGGGCAGATCGTGGAGACCGGGCCCACGGAGCAGGTGTACGAGGAACCGCAACATCCCTACACGCGCAGGCTGATCGCCGCCGTTCCGACTCTGAGCAAGGCACTGTCCGGAGTGTCGGCGGCCGACCTCAACCGGGAGTACCAACCTTGACCATGCATGAACACGCCAGCGGTGACAGCCCCGTGAGGAGGGAGTTTCCCGAGGGTCTTCCCATCGGCGACACCTGGGTGGAGGCACCCGCCGCCGAGGACGTCCGCTTCCCCTACGACGGGACGCTCGTCGCGCGGGCGCCGGTCGGGGACGCCGACCTCGCACGCCAGGCGGTGGACGCGGCCGTCGCGGTCCGCGAGCGGGTCGGCCGACTTCCGTCGCACACGCGCAGGGCGGCGCTGCTCGCCACGCACGAGGCGATCGCCTCCCGACGCGCGGACTTCGAACGGCTCCTGGTCCTGGAGACCGGCAAGCCGCTGGTCGACTGCCGTGTCGAGGTGGATCGCACCCTGCTGACGCTGCTGACGGCGGCCGAGGAAGTGGCCCGGCTGCACGGGGAGACGGTGCCGCTGGACCT
The nucleotide sequence above comes from Streptomyces sp. NL15-2K. Encoded proteins:
- a CDS encoding ABC transporter ATP-binding protein; translation: MTQAPERAPASRPGSPGSPDDVLAVRNLDVAVGGRKLVEDIDFTIRAGERVGLIGESGSGKSLTALSVMGLLPEDLRATGSVRLAGVEHDLVGADEARMSRVRGKEIAMVFQEPMTALNPTMKVGRQIAEVLLIHRSRPDRASARAAAVELLAQVGLPDPAAAADAYPHQFSGGQRQRVVLAIALANDPALLVCDEPTTALDVTVQARVLDLIVRGVQDRRSAMLFITHDLAVVATVCERVMVMYGGRVVESGPVREVFTRPRHRYTQGLIGASDLTVVDERGRLVTIGGSVPPAGRFPAGCVFRNRCAQATEMCATRPEWVPTGPDSGHACFHPVSETGAQETGVPTNQEAGLG
- a CDS encoding ATP-binding cassette domain-containing protein, with amino-acid sequence MAEQPTSAPLAPGSQTAPVDAISVRDVTRDYRRPRTSLRHPSPPVHALRGVSFAIPQGQRFGIVGESGCGKSTLLRILAGLDRPTSGSVAIDGRDITGLRERQLRFVRERLQLVFQDPMSALDPRMRVGDIVAEPLVAQGHRNRKERVAELLEAVGLRADAVDRYPHQFSGGQRQRISIARALAPRPKIIVADEPVSALDVSVRAQVLNLIADVVDELSLTLVFVSHDLSVVRHVCGRVAVMHDGQIVETGPTEQVYEEPQHPYTRRLIAAVPTLSKALSGVSAADLNREYQP